The sequence AAGAGTCGTCTGTTGTGGGACACAATTCATGATCTCCTAGGAATATAAGACCTCTATCCATAAGGAAGTAcatatatcttcttcttttgttgttatGTTTGACACAATAGTCGCACCAAGATTTCTTCTATGCACATTATTTTGATGTTAAAACCTAAGATAGTCAGGGATTATGAAGCTGCATCGAGGGTGTATTTACGATGACAAATCCACCACTATCCCGTTTTGTATCATTCGTTTTTCACTCATATTTTACTTCGTGGACTTTTTACTTTTCGATATATATAGTATATAAGAAGATGAAATGAGGTGAGCCACCAACTTTAGAATCACTGGATGGGGTTTATGATTAAAAGACAAAGCAGTAAACTTATTATATTTGCTTTGCGGCGTTGGAGTAAACTGAAATTTAATAATGTGCGTAAGTAAATGTTCGGTCATTCTTAGCATAAAAGACAGTGCCAAGCCATAGTCTTTCTGGTCTACAGACCCCACATATCGCTCAGTTTAAAACCATAAAAGTAAGTCTTTTTCATCTTATCCAGTTGTCATCGTTcccataaataaaaaaaaatgataaacaaAATTTTCGAAATGTGGAAAATAGAAGTATTCATCGATATGTAATTGCCAGAAAAATTTGCGGAGACGCTGGAGCAAATTGATAAGTTggtttattagtgaaaccaaaaaATTGATGTGCAATATCGAGAAATGGTTTTAAGAGTTCAAATGAGGAAGAACAAAGCGATATTATCAGGAGTATAGGTCTCAACGTTGTTATCTTGAGGAACCGCTACCAAAAGGAATAGCTCTACTATTAAGCATTAATAAATCAAGAAACTGTAAACTTCATACAAGAAATATTAAGAACCCCAAGAAAATGTTTAACAATAGTAGTAAGTGTTCCTCTGGGAAGGTTTACACAATAAGATGAAGTGACTAAAAAGCATAAACAGTAGAGTCTAACACGGATGCATTGGATCAAGATTTGTATGGATAAAAACAAATAGTCGTTTACCTGAATCTAGTGGATTTATAATGTtttttaagtgaatcttatagaATCTTATAGATATATGATTTTGGATTATATTAGATAAAGTAGGATCAGTTCAGATTTACAAATTGCATCATATATtcctttcaaaaaacaaaaaaaaaaacatccataAGTTGAGATGGTGGGTGACGTGCGGAGGTTGGCAGtgatggtggttggtggtgaCTGTGGTGATTGGTTTCAGTACTAGTAGTTGGTGGTCGATGGCGGTGGTTAGTGATGGTTgttactggtggtggtggtagtcagTGGTGGTTGTTATCGGTGGTGatgcggtggttggtggtgggcgGTGTAAAAACATAGCATGAtgagataaaaaataaaaaatttatacataagaatccatgaaactcGTGCGGTGTGGGTTGAGATTGATATAAGGTAATAACATACATATTTGGctacaaatatccataagaatccatatGAATCTTGGCGCTCAACTATCCTaaaaaatcttaaaagaattgaatACCTAGAATATTTGTGTAATCTAAAactatcctaattgaataccatgGATATTTAATGACTCATTATAAATCCTAGTCGAATGCCTAGGAGTTTTTAGGATTATTAAATATCTAtttaaatcctaatccaatacacccctgtaaagagcatctccaatggtgtaTGGTATTTATCCCATGTGGAGACCTAAAAGAGAGGAATTTAACAACATAGAGTCaaataatttttttggttttgataagCTTCTCCAGTGGTAGTTGTATTCACACATATTTTGAAAAACTTGTCACCTATTTGCAGAAAGTTAATccacaaaatctaacaaaataaataaaataaaaaagagggAAGATTATTTAAATACCCTTACTATAGAGCTCCTTCCAAAATACCCTTATCAACTTATACAAATACTCCTAAGCTTAATATATTACTAAAATACCCTCCTTTATATAGTGTATGTACAAACCATTACCACTTAGCactatttaaaataaaataaatagactACCTCTACTGCACACTACCACCATTgtccaccaccgccgccaaccaccatcaCTGTCAACCACCGCCGccatccaccaccaccaaccgccgccgccaccaaccaccgcctccaccaacaaccaccaccactttcctccaccaccactgacagccaacaaccaccaccaccacaaccaccattgTCGACTACCACCAACCACCGTCGCCACCTCCAACTGCCGCCGCCGCCGCTGTCAACCACCACTActttcctccaccaccactagtaacCGCCGTCGCCACCACTGTCGCCGTCGCCGTCCCCACCACTGCCACCATGTGGAGTCAACTTGCTGAAGTTGTCTCCAGATCTGAAACAACTagttcaagttgtctccaaaagtgGAGGAAACTAGCTCAAATTGTCTCCAATAAATAGTGTCCATACcggaggcaactagctcaagttgtctccaataaaAAGTGTACAAGAACAAGTTGAAAAACAACATGAAGCCAACTAACTCAAGTTGTCTCCGAATCTGAGGCAACTAGCACAAAGTTGTCTTCAAAGTGAAGGCAACTAgcccaagttgtctccaaatatggaggcaactagcacaagttgtatTCATATATGGAGGAAACAATCACAAGTTgtctctaaaaaataaaaattgtacaCAAAAAAGTGAATCTAGTGTGATTCGAACACACATCTTCTAACATATagtcagttgtgctaccattgcaccatagATTCGTCAATACAaagtaacatatcaaaatcacaTACCAGCACCTACCACTTCAGTGCACAACAAATAATTCGAACCACCACCAGACAGTATCACATCCTCCATATCTTCTATTACAACGGATTCATGACCAAAACTCTACTTGCAACATCTTCATGACCGCAACCATCTATGTACACTTGCAACATGAACCAAACAACTGCAGTCACTTCCATGCCCTTACTTAAACACCATCAATAACACACAGGCAGCAACAACTCCTTGTTGTGCTCTTCACTGACTGGATACATATTCAGATCCTGCTCAActtcctaagcattcatctattcTTTGACTTCAAAACATAAGCATCAACAACACAACCATCCCACTGTCTTCTTATATTATGCCTTCTAATATCCATAGCATCTTTAATTCAAGTTAACATCACATATCATAAACAACTTCATTCATCATCTCATTTGTAATTGTACTAATAAGCACTCTCATCTCCATAGTTATCTTCATATACAGAGGTATATGGAGGTAACTGGCCCAAGTTGTCTCCGTACATGAAGGCAACTTGTTCAAGTTGTCTCGGTATATGGAGGCAACTTTTTCAAGTTATCTCCGTATATGAAGGCAACTTGCACAAGTTGTCTTAAGGCAACTGATATCGAAATCTCAAAATCAATAACAAACACTCAATCTCTTGCATATCTCTCTACTGCACATACCACCAAACTCCAACGAGATCAataccaaaaatcaaaattccAACTCACGGCAATATCTCCCTAACTGCAACACCATTTCCATCACAAGTTTAAGCCAATCTCTACAATCAACATCTTATACACTGCATCCAAAGTATAACTACCTGCAACTGCAAAACAGCGACTACTTCATCTACAATCCAGTCCTGCAGCAAAACTCATCTCCTCAATTGCAGCTACAACCATCTAAGACTCGCAAACCTTTTAACTCAACCTATAATGCTATCTTGCATTTCCTGCAATTCGATTCCATCCATCacttcaacaacaacaccatcCCACTATATGTACTGTAATCGTTCATATGCACCTGAATTTGAGATGGCACCAGTAAACCCTCTCCATTTCAGACTAACCAATCACAACGACTATACTTCAACCATAAACTAATTTGTTCAGTCATGCAAGGGCATACAACTAAAACCTGGATTTTCATATGTAGTCATGCCAAGAAATTAGTACCTGAATCTGTCCAGACTTGATTGCAATGTAACTCAAACCACCAACATTGTTGAATTCCATAGCAGCAACACACATAATCTCCACTGCACTTCACTTGTTTATTGGCTCAATTCCTACTGCAATACTTTACATGCATAATTGCTGAATTCATTCCATCTCCATGTCAAATCAAATCCAACATCCTTCTCCTGATTATTTCATTCTAACCACTTCAATCCCATTCTGCACATCACCATCTAGTTCATTGCAGCTCAACTCCCATCATCTGCAAATCCTAATATTCATCTATTTCACATCCCCTGTAGCTTCATATCCAACAACAATTCGACTAACAAACATCAGCTAATAACCAGACTCCTCTTCTATTCCATGTCCTAACCCTTGGAAGCAGCATCTTACTCTTCCCTGCAATTTTATATCACATAGATTCAATACAAACCCATTTTATCTTCTTAATACCATCACCTGCAATTCATATTACATcccatgacaatcaacaaccaacagAATCCATCTAGGAACTAACATCCATTGCATTCTCAGCTCAAGAACTCCACCAAACTGCTTCAATCGAACCCATAACAAACATCATTAGTAAGCCACCAAAAACATCATCAACTTCAGCTTGAGTCACAACTGCACCACCCTGTAATTTCTGTCTCAGAACACATTTCATTTTATTGTTCAACTGCACTACCAATTCAGCCAACATTAACACCCCATGGATTTTAGGTTCTTCAATCCCAATCCAGTTGATTTCCTCATCATCTTTATCTCCTTCTTCATGTTGTTGTTGCATGTATAGAAATGTGAGATTAAGAAATTGATGCAGGCATGAACACCATCTTCCCTCATTCAAACCATATCTAATTCTCCGTGAGTCTCAATCTCGCAACCATAGCAGCAACATCTTATCCCTACATCTGTTTTGTAACCCCAAAAATCACCCAAAACACCATTAATTCgaactcaaaaccaaatcaatcAACATCCATTTAACCACCAAACACAGCCAGCAACTTCTCATCTCATAACTGAGCCCTATACAACCATCACATAAATCCATTTAACCTTATTTGAATGTGCTACCTGAGAACCCATTCTCCACTTGATTTTTGTCTTGAAAATCCGCCTCATGATTTGAATATGACATTTGTAACGTATCATCAATACACAATCGATTTGTATCAATCCATGAATACTGCATCTCCGTTTGATAAATCTATGCAACAAAGATCGAAAATTTTCAGAAATTGAAACCTTAAACTCTAAATTGCAGAATCTGAAAAATTAGTTTCTGATTTAATTTTTGCATAACCTAAATTTCCATTTTTTATCTGGAAAAGGAAGTTGTCGTTATTGTTGAAACGGTGGTGGTCGTCGTCGTAACAGTAATGGTGTTGATTTCTCTCTGAAGATTGTGATTCCTTACCAGATCTAATGATTCTTCATCAGTTTAGTTTTGTAAATCAAAATAGATTGTTTAAGAGTTGGGCGTGGTGCTACAGGTGATGGTTTAGGTAGTGACAAAGCTGATAATAGCagcgatgaagatggtggtggcggatacgaagatggtgatggtggtgaaaCGATGAAGATGTGTCGGTTAGTTCAATTGattcttttctgagtgagaaataaagaagaagtctGAATATAAGATACAAAGGTTAAAAACGGGATTATGAGAATTATTTAGTTGAACATAATTTCAATTATGCCATTAGGGGTATTTGTAAATACTCATAAGGGCACTTATAAAAGATCCATTGATAGTAAGGGcctttataacattcccactaaAAACAAATAGTGATGACGTAGGTATGGACCAGATTCTCTAAAAACCAATACTCTCTTCCAAACTCAAACTTCCACATCAGACTTGATTTTTAATATCCAACCATCACTgaaaaggtttttttttgttgaaagtatTAAAATCCTAGATGGCTTTAATATTTTAGAGACCCATattccattggagatgctctaagggaGTTAAAAGAACATCAAAGTCCAGTCGTTAATGTCTTAATGACATATTCACATAAAGGCCGCTGAAACATAACAATACTTTAGTTTCGTAATTACCCCTTGTTCATCCACATTTCGCACAATGTATCGTGCTACCTGGGTTTAGACACTGTTGTAACTTGAATATCAACGCCATTAGCATCAGTCTGAACTTCGTAAAAAATTCTTCGTTGATTGAATATATAGTGGTGCCACCATTAGGTTCACATATTACAAAATGCCAATAAGACGCACTCGTCGGTCGGCATGCTACTTCCATCTATCTTATTTAGAATCTTAGATGGTAAAATGGTCATGAAACATGAAGGCACATCGAGCGTGTAACTAGAATATAAATTCATCACTATCTCATTTTATATGATTCACATTTTACCCATTGATAACATATATAAAAGGTAAACTCTTTGTTTATTTTTACTCAATGCTCGAGTTCTGGAAGATGTGAACACCATGCCGCGTAACACCTCTAAAGCGAAAGTAGAATCAAAGCTGTGTTTAATAGATAAGGCTGAAGGTAAAAGAATAGTGAACTTAACTGTGATGTTGGAGTAAAATGACAAGACTGAAGGTGAAAGAGTGAAAACTTTAGAAATCTTGTCTTGTTTGGGGGTTTGGCATTGAATCGTTCTACTTCGTACCCGCcaatttcataaattaataatCTAATTATGAAATTAATAAACCTCTCCGGCCTGTATACTTTATTTGTGGCTTATAAGTTTCTTCGAACAACCTAAAGAAAATGATAAGGGTttctaattttaataattctaatTTTCTATAACAAATACAAAAACCTTGATTATCTCTATTTGCAaccttaattaattttgttttcaatttaatttaaatcaaaaactaaaacctaatcctAGACAACAATTCTATTTTCCTCTTTTTTGGTTTTCAAACAATATTTTCACACTATAAAGTTTTCAAACGATTGAGTTAAATCCTTTTAATCTATTCCTTTGGATAGAGATTTAACAATGATTTAACTATGAATTTCTTAAATTTTTTCATCAAATTATCTGAAAATCAACCAGAATCAGTTTATGTGTGCATTAGTAAACTGATTATGGTATTGATGTTACCCAGAATCGTTTAACCGATTCAGGGTTGATGTAATTCCcacatttttaaattttttaaggCATAATAGATCTTTATTTACCTCATATAtaaatataaaccgattatgataACTTAGTTGTCTCCAAGAATTCCAAGTTCACAGTGGAGTATAGTGCCTACAGATACTCTGACTCTATCCGCAAACGagtattttatatttatttttttattctatCTGCAAACGagtattttatatttatttttttattttgaagttaTAGTCATTCGTCCCTTATGTATATACTAGATTATTCTCTATTTTTCCATTATCCATTGAGTGGAGTGGCCTGTAGTACTATATGGATGATCCTATCTAGGGATTTGATCTACGTGGGACTATTATCCTCAACATTCCACCTCAACATGTAGTGTGGAGTTTGGAGCCTCTACAGTGTTGACCCTTTGCACAAGCAACTCCCATGGCTCAACGTGTAGGGCGGAGTATGGAGCCTCTATTTCATGCGGGTAGGCTTAAATCGTGGAAACAGTAAGGGTAACCGTTGGGCTTACCCATATACGGGCTATCTCTGATTGCATGATAAGACGTGGGCATCCACCTCAAAAATAATTGGAAATGGATGGAGTGACTCATACAACTATGGATTtggtctatgtgggactattataATCAACACTGCGATAGTGAATGTTAACCTCATCGGGTATGTAGTTCAGTAATTGAAATGACCAATTCATCAATAACTTAGTTGTGTATCATTGGCTTTTTACGCTTATATAACATAAAAAAAGGGCAACCTTTCAAATTTTACATCCTTCGCCATGAACCAACAAACAACCAAAAATAGACAAGCTAGCTACGAAGGTGCTAAGAAAGTAAAATGGAAACATGATGGGGTTAAACTTTGTAAAGAAAGTGTCGCTGAAACTAAAACTTAATCCATATAACAAActaaattgttttgtttttgcacaTGGAGTTACGCTGTAACATGGTTTATTCAACGAATCATTATGCTATCATCCTGTAATTCTCCACTCTTGGTGGTACATCGTTTATTAGTTTCAGCGACACTTTCCTTACAAAGTTTAAACATGATAATATTTGGTTTCTATATCCAAATATGCCTACCACAATTGAATCTTCTTCATCTATTAATTTctcaaaaatagatttttttgcAAGGTATTAATGAAAATTTAATTTATCAAACTTGTGATTTTTGGAAATAGATTAGGCGGCGAGGAGGCTTGATATTAACTCTGAACTTCATTTAAATAAACTCGTTATGGCTCGGCATTTGTATATCTACGATGCATAGTTAAAATATGCATTTCTCGTTGTCATCTTAAATGATCCTTTCCTTTTATTCATCTTTAAAATAGCATTATATATTCTCCATTTTCGCTAATGAAAGGCAAGTCAACTGATTCAAGATTGGATACCGGATAGAGTGGAGGTTTTATTCATGTAGTTTTACGATATGATTAAATTTGCCTTATTTTTCATAAACTTGCAATATAAGAAACTTGTGTAACTTGTAATAGAGGATAACATAAATGAGAATATGTAAACTGTACGAGCCTGTCCAGTGGTTCGAAAAATTCTTCCCGAATGGGTCGTGGAATTGTCAACTAGTATTGACTTAATCATCGATTACTTATGTTGGAAAAATAGAGTTTCCGGTGaatgaaaattaataataaaacgtTTTTTAAAGAATAAATACCTTCCTAATTTATCTCCCAATCTTTATGAGATATATATTTTCATTGAATGACAAACTTAATTAGCATTGAAGAATTTTCCCGATTTAACTTCTTCACCTCCTCGGTTGACGCTCATGCATAAAAACGGTTATTCGGCTTTagaatatttgcataaaaaaatGTATTTTTAAGTAATCACCATCTATATTTTGGATTGATGAGTTTTCAGCTGCCAAGCTCTGGTAGAATAAGGTTTGGATATGCCATTCAAACTTTATTGAGATCGTTGAATCCTGGAAGCATATGTCCaatagggctatagcatcatctttgtagagtgtagccgggcattcttgtcttaaggacaacaTGCTGAACATGTGTCTCAATCTACCATTACTAGCTTCTTCTTTCTATGGTGTTTATCAGTGATGTTCAAGACATCAATAATTGAATCGGAGACGACAcaaaaatcagataagtgcctcttatattaATTGGTTTTTTTGATATattatcaattttaattgttacTCCCCAACAACATATTCAAACAATCGTTCTTAATACGGGATACATTTTAGTTTTCGGTTCAAACACATCAACTAACCGTTCCTCTCATTTTGCAAATCATCCAATTTTATAATTATGAATTCTCCTGTAGGCTAGCAGTGTCTTTCTCTAAGCTAGAGTAGCATAATCATGAGCAGAGAACCAACAAATGAGTCCTTGGAATTTTTTGGCATCTGTAAGGAAGCCTGTAAAATTACAATCTCTCTATTGGACGTGTATATGCATTGACACAACTAAGCAGTTACAAGTCCTCACAGCCAAGCAGTCAGTCACCACAGGCGCAATTTTTCAGCTATGCCCGCGTCTAATGCACACACAGTTGTTGTAACAAATTGTTGTAAACCCTGTATTCTCGTCAATGTTGTTTAACTTAGGATTGAACCCTTCTTTTATTCTCAGCACCTTGTATTCATATAAATACAATAATGAAACAGAACAGTCTACACAATTGTGAGACTAATTCATATCGATCTTGTAAATCTAAGAATAATAGATTAATTGGAGATTCAATTAAGTTATACGGAAGAGCGAAGAAGAGGCACATAATTTGAAGTGATTTTCATAATTGAGCCgataaaaacaagaaaagcaaaacaaaaacaaaaaaagttgtTTTCTCCATGAATGTCACCATTTCAGCTGCAACTGAAAAACGAGAACCACGGTGCGAAATTCTGAGCCGATACATATTGATTGATCTTTTTACATTcgatttttctttttatcaatgAAGATGACGCGACTAAGCAAAAACTCATTCCACCTTGTCAGTTTCCACGTCAGTTTTGCTGTTATTCAGCTGTCAACTGGTTGTTCATGTAGCAGGATTGGAGTTTTTTGTTGCAGAAGAAGAACCGCGGACTTTCTTGCTGCCACATTTCTAAATCTTTTGTTATTCCATCTTACCCGTTCGATAAATCCATCCgctgtcttaattttatttttggtatttaaTTATGTGGCGTGTTAAAAGAAAATGATGTCTCTTTAGCTGTCTCTTTAGCTGTCAAGTAGCAATATCCAATGATGTCTCTTTATCTGTCTCTTTAGCTGTCAAGTAGCAAAATCCAACGactgtcttaattttatttttggtatttaaTCTATTGACAGAtagctagggctgtcaatggaggCTAACGTAACGGAAATAGGCTCTGCCGCTGCCTTTGTCATTAAAAGTTAgcggatatccgttatccgttaatTTCCGACGGAAATAGGAAATTCAAAAACGttaccgttacgttggacttacTGGATAACGAATATTTTTCCGCTACCATCCGTTAACATCTCTTGATATTTCTTGTAAGACTCTTGCGTTTCCAGCTTGAATTTCTCATGAAAACTTGCAATGAACTTATCAGCAAGCCTATCAATCTCTTCCATATCATCTTGATCACAATTATTCTTATTACCACTAGAATTTTCCGTTGCCACTTTCTCATCAAGCCAACGCAGGTAGCCTGATAGATGCGAGTCAAACCCATCCTGCATATGTTCCTCAGTTGACAGGATTGATGATGAATTCCAAGTCGAGTCATAATTGACATGGTTCGAATAATTACCATTCAAGTAACCATCTGAGCCTAAAACTGTTGGTGGCTCAGGCATGGGTAATACATGTGACGAACACCAATTGTAGTGCAATCTTAGTGACGATGAACAAAAaaccctctttttctttttctttttcttggttCCATCTTTCATTGTAGACTCTATGTagtaattttctttgtttttgttgctcaTAAGTTCCATCAAAATGGACTTGGCTTTGGTTAGTGCTCGAACTATATGACAAACATGTCCAAAGAAGTGAGAATGAACTAGGGTTCTGATTTTCACAGAGTTTGGGCTAGTACTAGGACATGATGGTGATGATCTCTTCAtcagaaattatgaaaaagtaGTCCTAAACCAAACGTAATAACCCTAGGTATAAGAATTTACACGTGCAGTAATCACGTTTtcggataac comes from Papaver somniferum cultivar HN1 chromosome 7, ASM357369v1, whole genome shotgun sequence and encodes:
- the LOC113294101 gene encoding uncharacterized protein LOC113294101 — translated: MKDGTKKKKKKKRVFCSSSLRLHYNWCSSHVLPMPEPPTVLGSDGYLNGNYSNHVNYDSTWNSSSILSTEEHMQDGFDSHLSGYLRWLDEKVATENSSGNKNNCDQDDMEEIDRLADKFIASFHEKFKLETQESYKKYQEMLTDGSGKIFVIQ